One window of the Halobacillus litoralis genome contains the following:
- a CDS encoding aldehyde dehydrogenase family protein, with protein sequence MRNYLKHYINGEWIDSTGDETEDVINPATEEVIGTISLGTKEDLDKAVKAARAAFPSFSQTSKQERIELLERIAQEYEKRKDDIIETITDELGSPLSVSENVHYMMGYNHFAQAAESLKEFSFIENRGGHTVMKDTIGISGLITPWNFPTNQTSTKIASAFAAGSPVILKPAELTPFAAVILTEIFEAAGVPKGVFNLVNGSGSVIGNGISSHPDIDFVSFTGSGAVGQKIMENASETIKNFALELGGKSPLVVLDDADVEQAARTAVGHIATNTGQVCSAATRVLVPSSMKESFEKAVKNVLPEFPVGDPREDNRTGPLVAKKQWDTVQSYIEKGQEEGATLLVGGTGKPEGLDKGYYAKPTVFTDVKNDMVIAQEEIFGPVMSIITYDSIDEAIEIANDTYYGLAGYVVGENPENLRKVASGIRAGRVKVNDAEADFAAPFGGYKRSGIGREWGDYGIEEYLETKTILGFPE encoded by the coding sequence ATGCGTAACTACTTGAAGCACTATATAAATGGAGAATGGATAGACTCAACAGGGGATGAGACAGAAGATGTCATCAATCCCGCTACTGAAGAAGTCATCGGTACCATCAGTCTAGGTACGAAAGAAGATCTTGATAAAGCTGTAAAAGCAGCCCGTGCTGCCTTTCCTTCTTTTTCTCAAACTTCAAAACAGGAAAGAATTGAATTACTGGAAAGAATTGCCCAGGAATATGAAAAAAGAAAAGACGATATAATCGAAACGATTACAGATGAATTGGGTTCTCCCTTGTCGGTATCAGAAAATGTACATTATATGATGGGTTATAATCATTTTGCCCAAGCGGCAGAATCACTGAAGGAATTTTCTTTCATTGAAAACCGAGGCGGGCATACCGTCATGAAAGATACGATCGGTATCAGTGGTCTTATTACACCTTGGAACTTCCCGACAAATCAGACGTCCACTAAGATTGCAAGTGCTTTTGCTGCCGGTAGTCCTGTCATATTGAAGCCTGCAGAGCTTACGCCGTTCGCTGCTGTCATTTTAACAGAAATATTTGAAGCGGCTGGCGTACCGAAGGGTGTATTTAATTTAGTGAATGGTTCTGGCTCAGTGATCGGTAATGGAATCAGCTCTCATCCGGATATCGATTTTGTATCGTTTACAGGTTCAGGAGCTGTCGGTCAAAAAATTATGGAAAATGCATCTGAAACAATCAAAAACTTTGCCCTTGAGTTAGGTGGGAAATCCCCACTTGTCGTCCTTGATGATGCAGATGTTGAGCAAGCTGCCAGAACAGCGGTTGGCCATATTGCTACAAACACCGGTCAAGTTTGTTCCGCAGCAACTCGTGTTCTTGTTCCATCTTCCATGAAGGAATCATTTGAAAAGGCTGTTAAAAATGTTCTTCCTGAATTTCCGGTTGGAGATCCACGAGAAGACAATCGTACTGGTCCCTTGGTTGCGAAGAAACAGTGGGATACTGTCCAATCATATATTGAAAAAGGGCAGGAAGAAGGAGCTACTCTTCTTGTCGGTGGAACAGGTAAACCTGAAGGATTGGATAAAGGTTATTATGCAAAACCGACTGTCTTCACAGATGTGAAAAATGACATGGTAATTGCTCAGGAAGAAATTTTCGGACCGGTCATGTCCATCATTACCTATGATTCCATTGATGAAGCGATAGAGATAGCTAATGATACGTATTATGGTTTAGCGGGCTACGTGGTAGGTGAAAATCCAGAGAACCTAAGAAAGGTAGCTTCAGGAATCAGGGCTGGGCGTGTAAAAGTGAATGACGCTGAAGCTGATTTTGCTGCTCCATTCGGTGGCTATAAACGGTCAGGCATCGGAAGAGAGTGGGGAGATTACGGAATTGAAGAGTATTTGGAAACGAAAACAATTTTAGGCTTCCCTGAATAA
- a CDS encoding L,D-transpeptidase family protein → MIHTVKPGETLTQISRDYRTPLGEILSVNQIPNPNLIYPGQRLEIPGFPPIETITYRIDISVNNRQLRLYKNGILQKQYPIAVGRMLSNTPTGNFIIINKAPDPGGPFGTMWMSLSKEHYGIHGTNNPSSIGKAVSKGCIRMFNEDVEELARTIPIGTPVTIHL, encoded by the coding sequence ATGATCCATACAGTTAAACCCGGGGAAACTTTAACGCAAATCTCAAGAGACTACCGTACTCCTCTTGGAGAAATACTGTCTGTAAACCAAATCCCAAATCCTAATTTGATTTATCCTGGCCAAAGACTCGAAATCCCTGGTTTTCCCCCGATAGAAACCATCACTTATAGGATCGATATATCTGTTAACAATCGTCAATTACGCTTATATAAAAATGGGATATTACAAAAGCAATATCCCATCGCTGTTGGCAGAATGCTGTCCAACACTCCCACCGGAAATTTCATCATCATAAATAAAGCACCCGATCCGGGCGGCCCATTCGGGACGATGTGGATGAGCTTGTCCAAAGAACACTACGGCATACACGGTACAAATAATCCAAGTTCTATTGGTAAAGCAGTATCCAAAGGCTGCATCAGGATGTTCAACGAAGATGTTGAAGAACTAGCCAGGACCATTCCAATCGGTACGCCTGTCACCATTCATCTTTAG
- a CDS encoding BCCT family transporter, with protein sequence MKTKLIDWPTFIGALILLFGVTIPLIVFPEAGKVFVSEANAFMTENFGVLYMIMGFVIFAFLIFVAFSKNGSIKLGDEGEKPEFSTFSWAAMLFAAGIGSSILYWAVIEWAYYYQGPPFGVEPGSKEAIQWASAYGIFHWGPIAWAIYTLPALPIAYFYYVRKKPVLKVSEAVRPVLGKTVDGPLGNLIDILFMFGLLGGAGTTLALGTPMIAQGINSLTGIPVTLGMKAAIMLLCTIIFAVSSYSGLKRGIKVLSDVNLWLSLFLLAFIFIFGPTRFISETTFNSLGILADNFFKMATWMEPFGNLGQFELTSFPESWTIFYWAWWLVYAPFVGLFVARISRGRTIRQMVLGTMVYGTIGCVLFFGIMGNFGLYMQLTGSFDAIAFMDQYGAPATIIEIINQLPLAKFMVLVFTVLAIIFLATTFDSSSYILASVVQKSVEGEPLRWNRLFWAFALCIMPLALMFLGGLDTLQTASIVGGFPLIFIMFLLAWSFMKASNTDIRESDDYEPSTIHIKRWKNRKKKKKRSALEALEDKPENED encoded by the coding sequence TTGAAAACGAAGTTGATTGATTGGCCTACTTTTATTGGCGCATTGATTTTACTATTCGGTGTGACGATTCCACTGATTGTTTTCCCTGAAGCTGGGAAAGTGTTCGTTTCCGAAGCAAATGCATTCATGACTGAGAACTTCGGTGTTCTTTATATGATCATGGGTTTTGTTATCTTTGCTTTTCTTATTTTTGTAGCTTTTAGTAAGAATGGGTCGATTAAACTTGGCGATGAAGGGGAAAAGCCTGAGTTCAGTACTTTCTCATGGGCAGCTATGCTGTTCGCTGCAGGAATCGGTTCCAGTATTTTGTATTGGGCTGTAATTGAATGGGCTTATTATTACCAGGGCCCTCCGTTTGGGGTAGAGCCGGGATCCAAAGAAGCGATCCAATGGGCTTCTGCATACGGTATATTTCATTGGGGACCTATTGCATGGGCGATTTATACATTACCCGCCCTCCCGATAGCATATTTCTATTATGTGCGGAAGAAACCAGTACTTAAAGTAAGTGAAGCTGTCCGCCCGGTTTTAGGCAAAACGGTTGATGGTCCATTGGGAAATCTCATAGACATTTTATTCATGTTTGGGTTACTAGGTGGAGCCGGAACAACATTAGCTCTTGGAACACCTATGATAGCACAGGGAATCAACAGTTTGACCGGTATTCCGGTAACTCTTGGCATGAAAGCCGCCATCATGCTTTTGTGTACCATTATTTTTGCCGTCAGCTCATATTCTGGTTTGAAGCGTGGTATTAAGGTTCTGAGTGATGTGAACCTTTGGCTTTCTTTATTCCTGCTTGCCTTTATCTTCATTTTTGGGCCTACGCGCTTTATTAGTGAAACGACGTTCAACTCTTTAGGAATTCTAGCTGATAACTTCTTTAAAATGGCCACGTGGATGGAGCCATTCGGAAACTTGGGTCAATTTGAACTGACCAGCTTCCCCGAGAGTTGGACGATCTTCTACTGGGCATGGTGGCTAGTGTATGCACCATTCGTAGGTTTGTTCGTTGCCAGAATTTCCAGAGGGCGCACAATTCGTCAAATGGTTCTTGGCACAATGGTTTATGGGACGATAGGTTGTGTGCTTTTCTTTGGAATCATGGGTAATTTCGGTTTGTATATGCAATTGACAGGAAGTTTTGATGCGATTGCATTCATGGATCAATATGGAGCTCCAGCCACGATTATTGAGATTATTAATCAGTTGCCATTGGCGAAATTCATGGTTCTGGTCTTTACGGTATTGGCGATTATTTTCCTTGCCACGACGTTTGATTCTTCCTCTTACATTCTGGCTTCTGTAGTTCAAAAGAGTGTAGAGGGAGAGCCGCTGCGCTGGAACCGTCTTTTCTGGGCATTTGCTTTGTGTATCATGCCTCTGGCTCTCATGTTTCTCGGTGGTTTGGATACTTTGCAGACAGCAAGTATTGTCGGTGGTTTTCCACTGATTTTCATCATGTTCTTACTTGCATGGTCATTTATGAAAGCTTCTAATACAGATATCCGGGAATCGGATGATTATGAACCGAGTACTATCCATATTAAACGTTGGAAGAACAGAAAGAAAAAGAAAAAACGTTCGGCACTTGAAGCACTTGAAGACAAGCCTGAAAATGAAGATTAA
- the purU gene encoding formyltetrahydrofolate deformylase: protein MSSTNQQIQQYLTKNEDKTRLLVSCPDQPGIVSSISKFLYEHEANIVESSQYTTDHVEGTFFLRIVFASNNIKDKETMLKRDFQSIADQFDMNWRMSFLHNLKKTAIFASKELHCLRELLYEWESGDLMTDISLVISNHETGRELVESFGIPFHYIPANKDIRNEVEAKQLELLEEYKIDLIVLARYMQILTPKFVATHPSSIINIHHSFLPAFIGASPHKRAYQRGVKLIGATSHYVTDDLDEGPIIEQDVIRVDHRNSVNDLKKKGRLIERSVLARAVKWEIEDRVLVHENKTIVF, encoded by the coding sequence ATGTCTTCGACTAATCAACAAATCCAACAATATCTGACTAAAAACGAGGACAAGACTCGATTACTTGTCAGTTGTCCCGATCAACCCGGGATCGTATCAAGCATTTCCAAATTTTTATATGAACATGAAGCCAACATTGTAGAATCAAGCCAGTATACAACAGACCATGTTGAGGGGACTTTTTTTCTCCGCATCGTTTTTGCATCGAATAATATAAAAGATAAAGAAACAATGTTGAAAAGAGACTTCCAATCCATTGCTGACCAATTTGACATGAATTGGCGAATGAGCTTTTTACACAATTTAAAAAAGACAGCCATTTTCGCCTCCAAGGAACTTCACTGTCTAAGGGAATTATTATATGAATGGGAAAGCGGAGATCTCATGACAGATATCTCGCTTGTAATCAGTAACCATGAAACAGGACGAGAGCTGGTCGAATCCTTCGGTATACCTTTTCATTACATCCCAGCAAACAAAGATATCCGGAATGAGGTGGAAGCAAAACAACTTGAATTACTTGAGGAGTATAAAATCGACTTGATCGTTTTGGCCCGATATATGCAAATCCTAACACCAAAGTTTGTAGCGACTCATCCTTCAAGCATTATTAATATCCACCATTCGTTCTTGCCGGCATTCATTGGAGCGAGCCCTCATAAACGGGCCTATCAACGTGGAGTCAAACTGATCGGCGCAACCTCCCACTATGTCACAGATGATTTGGACGAAGGACCTATCATTGAGCAAGATGTCATTCGAGTAGACCATCGCAATAGCGTCAATGATTTGAAGAAAAAGGGAAGGCTGATTGAACGCAGTGTATTAGCACGAGCTGTGAAATGGGAAATCGAAGATCGCGTCCTCGTTCACGAAAATAAGACAATCGTTTTTTAA
- a CDS encoding reverse transcriptase-like protein: protein MKITIELTYKTPKKTEAFFKSEEMAVGEALLIAEDLERSGRAHHITFVDNYDTTWKMKDLRKYLTGLEKEPHNLTVYFDGGFEIENRKSGLGCAIYYEQNGKSMRLRKNAKVEELATNNEAEYAALYLAIQELEMLDVKNLPVTFSGDSQVVIKQLNEEWPTMDDVLLNWAERIDEKLEQMGITPSFELITRKDNREADRLATQALNGVEVTSTIDRHEKRGQ, encoded by the coding sequence ATGAAAATCACAATCGAACTTACATATAAGACCCCGAAGAAAACAGAGGCCTTTTTCAAATCTGAAGAAATGGCAGTGGGGGAGGCACTTCTCATTGCTGAGGATTTAGAGCGGTCGGGCAGAGCACATCATATAACTTTTGTAGATAACTATGATACGACATGGAAGATGAAGGATTTGAGAAAGTATCTGACAGGTTTAGAAAAAGAGCCTCATAATCTGACCGTTTATTTTGATGGAGGATTTGAAATCGAAAACCGCAAGTCAGGGTTAGGATGTGCCATCTATTATGAGCAAAATGGTAAATCCATGAGATTAAGGAAAAATGCAAAAGTGGAGGAACTTGCTACTAACAATGAGGCGGAGTATGCAGCACTGTATTTGGCCATCCAAGAACTGGAAATGCTTGACGTGAAAAATCTTCCGGTAACTTTTTCAGGGGACTCACAAGTGGTCATTAAGCAATTGAATGAAGAATGGCCGACTATGGATGACGTTTTATTGAATTGGGCGGAGCGAATTGATGAAAAGTTGGAGCAAATGGGTATTACTCCGAGTTTTGAACTTATCACCCGCAAAGATAACCGGGAAGCAGATCGTCTGGCCACTCAAGCATTGAATGGCGTAGAAGTTACGAGTACGATTGATCGACATGAAAAAAGAGGGCAGTAA